One part of the Capricornis sumatraensis isolate serow.1 chromosome 13, serow.2, whole genome shotgun sequence genome encodes these proteins:
- the WASF1 gene encoding actin-binding protein WASF1: protein MPLVKRNIDPRHLCHTALPRGIKNELECVTNISLANIIRQLSSLSKYAEDIFGELFNEAHSFSFRVNSLQERVDRLSVSVTQLDPKEEELSLQDITMRKAFRSSTIQDQQLFDRKTLPIPLQETYDVCEQPPPLNILTPYRDDGKEGLKFYTNPSYFFDLWKEKMLQDTEDKRKEKRKQKQKNLDRPHEPEKVPRAPHDRRREWQKLAQGPELAEDDANLLHKHIEVANGPASHFETRPQTYVDHMDGSYSLSALPFSQMSELLTRAEERVLVRPHEPPPPPPMHGAGDAKSIPTCISSATGLIENRPQSPATGRTPVFVSPTPPPPPPPLPSALSTSSLRASMTSTPPPPVPPPPPPPTTALQAPAVPPPPAPLQIAPGVLHPAPPPIAPPLVQPSPPVARAAPVCETVPVHPLPQGEVQGLPPPPPPPPLPPPGIRPSSPVTVAALAHPPSGLHPTPSTAPGPHVPLMPPSPPSQVTPASEPKRHPSTLPVISDARSVLLEAIRKGIQLRKVEEQREQEAKHERIENDVATILSRRIAVEYSDSEDDSEFDEVDWLE, encoded by the exons GTAAATATGCTGAAGATATATTTGGAGAATTATTCAATGAAGCACATAGTTTTTCCTTCAGAGTTAACTCATTACAAGAACGTGTGGACCGTTTATCTGTCAGTGTTACACAGCTTGATCCTAAAGAAGAAGAAT TATCTTTGCAAGAtataacaatgagaaaagccttCCGAAGTTCTACAATTCAAGATCAGCAGCTTTTTGACCGCAAGACTTTGCCTATTCCATTACAAGAGACATATGATGTTTGTGAACAGCCTCCACCTCTCAATATACTCACTCCTTACAG agaTGATGGTAAAGAAGGTTTGAAGTTTTATACCAATCCTTCATATTTCTTTgatctttggaaagaaaaaatgttaCAGGATACAGAGgataagaggaaggaaaagaggaagcagaag CAGAAAAATCTAGATCGTCCTCATGAACCAGAAAAAGTGCCAAGAGCACCTCATGACAGGCGGAGAGAATGGCAGAAGCTGGCCCAAGGTCCAGAGCTGGCTGAAGATGATGCTAATCTCTTACATAAGCATATTGAAGTTGCTAATGGCCCAGCCTCTCATTTTGAAAcaag acCTCAGACATATGTGGATCATATGGATGGATCTTACTCACTTTCTGCCTTGCCGTTTAGTCAGATGAGTGAGCTCCTGACTAGAGCTGAGGAAAGGGTCTTAGTCAGACCACATGaacctcctccacctccaccaaTGCATGGAGCAGGAGATGCAAAATCCATACCCACCTGTATCAG ttctgcTACAGGTTTGATAGAAAATCGTCCTCAGTCACCAGCTACAGGCAGGACACCTGTGTTTGtgagccccacccccccacctcctccaccacCTCTTCCATCTGCCTTGTCAACTTCTTCATTAAGAGCTTCGATGACTTCAACTCCTCCCCCACCAgtaccacccccacctccacctccaaccACTGCTTTGCAAGCTCCAGCAGTACCACCACCTCCAGCTCCTCTTCAGATTGCCCCTGGAGTTCTTCACCCAGCTCCTCCTCCAATTGCACCTCCTCTAGTACAGCCCTCTCCACCAGTAGCTAGAGCTGCCCCAGTATGCGAGACTGTACCAGTTCATCCACTCCCACAAGGAGAAGTCCAGGGGctgcctccacccccaccaccgcCTCCTTTGCCTCCACCTGGCATTCGACCATCATCACCTGTCACAGTTGCAGCTCTTGCTCATCCTCCCTCTGGGCTACATCCAACTCCATCTACTGCCCCAGGTCCCCATGTTCCATTAATGCCTCCATCTCCTCCATCACAAGTTACACCTGCTTCTGAGCCAAAGCGTCATCCATCAACCCTACCAGTAATCAGTGACGCCAGAAGTGTACTTCTGGAAGCAATACGAAAAG GTATTCAGCTACGAAAAGTCGAAGAGCAGCGTGAACAGGAAGCTAAACATGAACGCATTGAAAATGATGTTGCCACCATCCTGTCCCGTCGTATTGCTGTGGAATACAGTGATTCAGAAGATGATTCAGAATTTGATGAAGTAGATTGGTTGgagtaa